Proteins from a single region of Dama dama isolate Ldn47 chromosome 14, ASM3311817v1, whole genome shotgun sequence:
- the IL20 gene encoding interleukin-20 — protein sequence MRGSGLPLCLLSAVFYLFWTSSAGLKTLHLGSCVITTNLHGIRSGFSEIRDSVQAKDEIIDIRILRETQSLQGTKPADRCCLLHHILRLYLDRVFKNYQPPDHHIFRKVSRLANSLLTIKKDLRLCHAHMSCPCGEEAKEKYSQILSHFEELPPQAAVVKALGELDILLQWLEEVD from the exons ATGAGAGGTTCTGGTCTTCCCCTCTGCCTTCTTTCTGCTGTGTTTTATCTCTTCTGGACATCTTCTGCTGGGCTAAAAACACTGCATTTGGGAAGCTGTGTGATCACCACAAATCTTCATGGAATTCGAAGTGGATTTTCGGAGATTCGGGACAGTGTG CAAGCCAAAGATGAAATCATTGACATCAGAATCTTGAGGGAGACTCAGTCTTTGCAAGGCACAAAG CCTGCAGATCGGTGCTGCCTCCTCCATCATATACTGAGACTCTACCTGGACAGGGTATTCAAAAACTATCAACCCCCTGACCACCATATCTTCCGGAAGGTCAGCCGTCTTGCCAACTCTCTTCTCACCATCAAGAAGGACCTCCGGCTCTGT CATGCCCATATGTCATGCCCTTGTGGggaagaagcaaaggagaaatacaGCCAGATTCTGAGTCACTTTGAAGAG CTTCCGCCTCAGGCAGCGGTGGTGAAGGCTTTGGGGGAGCTAGACATTCTCCTGCAATGGCTGGAAGAGGTGGACTAG